From a single Coriobacteriaceae bacterium genomic region:
- the dnaX gene encoding DNA polymerase III subunit gamma/tau gives MESLYRKYRPLTFDSVVGQQHIVSTLEHAITEGRLSHAYLFCGPRGTGKTTMARILAKALLCRNAEAARAEGASGCMPDGTCEECELIAEGNHPDVYELDAASRTGVDNVREEIINSVNFAPVRGKYKIYIIDEVHMLTTAAFNALLKTLEEPPAHVIFVLCTTDPQKILETILSRCQRFDFHRIGNEDIEHRLAYVCEQEGFDYDDEALAIVARHAKGGMRDALSTLEQLSVFGNGSVHADDARSLLGEVSDQILGEFSRAIADRDVAELYGLIRAQVEEGNDLLELTRDLVAHARDVYVACVTGARAELFEGGSEQAEALAAEAAAFGEHPADRLARVLTVLDDAALEMRGASDVRLVLEIACTRLARPEADLTIEALAERVARLEAMVANAAVPASVAAAQAAAPAASVPAAAQQPTLISGARAAAPAASAAPAATSARQGGMPWDRGAAVPAAQPSPRSASVSASKPAAPAPQPAPAPQPAPAPTPQPVAAPAPAIAPAPKPQSNNAAQVAVAGAAETPAVEDAGELQRKWAEVVERVKARQASYAGLLLNARATADDGSKLTVSFPAGSTFAIKMLGRADTQSVVLPTVCAVFGRRTVDYVLDGGGTPAPQHEEHSPSARAAASADPQPVSSAAPVSSSASAPQQQTAPVAASTPSAPKPAAPKPAAPTPAPKPVSPAPKSSDLGKAPWLRSDNPAGAPATGKLPTEPAPRAPERSAAPKAQPVAQSAPWESEQVPYDDAMVGGFAADAGGDDLPPFDVPGATPAPKSAVAAPKEEDASAAPWESNPGAGSPFGHQGAAPSIPQTEDEAKDLIRSVFGQATIFKPVE, from the coding sequence ATGGAATCGTTGTACCGAAAGTATCGCCCGCTCACCTTCGACTCCGTGGTGGGCCAGCAGCATATCGTCTCGACGCTCGAGCACGCCATCACCGAGGGACGCCTGTCCCACGCGTACCTGTTCTGCGGACCGCGCGGCACGGGCAAGACCACCATGGCGCGCATTCTGGCCAAGGCGCTGCTGTGCCGTAATGCCGAGGCAGCGCGCGCCGAGGGTGCAAGCGGCTGCATGCCCGACGGTACTTGCGAGGAGTGCGAGCTCATTGCCGAGGGCAACCACCCGGATGTCTACGAGCTCGATGCCGCAAGCCGCACGGGCGTGGACAATGTGCGCGAGGAGATCATCAACTCCGTCAACTTTGCCCCGGTGCGCGGCAAGTACAAGATCTATATCATCGACGAGGTCCACATGCTCACGACGGCGGCGTTCAACGCGCTGCTCAAGACGCTTGAAGAGCCGCCGGCACACGTGATCTTTGTGCTGTGCACCACCGACCCGCAAAAGATTCTGGAGACCATCCTCTCACGCTGCCAGCGTTTCGATTTCCATCGCATCGGCAACGAGGATATCGAGCATCGCCTGGCATACGTGTGCGAGCAGGAGGGCTTCGATTACGACGACGAGGCGCTGGCTATCGTGGCGCGCCATGCAAAGGGCGGCATGCGCGACGCGTTGTCCACGCTGGAGCAGCTGAGCGTCTTTGGCAACGGTTCTGTGCATGCGGACGACGCCCGCTCGCTTTTAGGCGAGGTTTCGGACCAGATTCTGGGCGAGTTTTCCCGCGCCATTGCCGATCGCGATGTTGCCGAGCTGTATGGGCTTATTCGCGCGCAGGTCGAGGAAGGTAACGATCTGCTGGAGCTGACGCGCGACCTGGTGGCGCACGCGCGCGACGTGTATGTTGCCTGCGTTACCGGTGCCCGTGCCGAGTTGTTTGAGGGCGGCTCCGAGCAGGCCGAGGCGCTTGCTGCCGAGGCCGCTGCCTTTGGCGAGCATCCTGCCGACCGCCTGGCTCGTGTGCTGACAGTGCTCGACGATGCCGCACTGGAGATGAGGGGCGCGAGCGACGTGCGCCTGGTGCTCGAGATTGCCTGCACGCGTCTGGCGCGTCCCGAGGCTGATTTAACGATTGAGGCATTGGCCGAGCGCGTGGCACGCCTGGAGGCCATGGTTGCCAACGCCGCCGTGCCGGCGAGCGTGGCTGCTGCTCAGGCCGCCGCGCCTGCAGCATCCGTACCCGCTGCTGCCCAACAGCCGACGCTCATTTCGGGCGCCCGCGCTGCCGCCCCGGCGGCATCCGCTGCCCCCGCTGCTACGTCCGCGCGCCAGGGCGGTATGCCTTGGGACCGTGGTGCTGCTGTTCCGGCTGCCCAGCCTTCGCCCCGTTCTGCGTCCGTGTCAGCTTCCAAGCCTGCAGCGCCTGCACCTCAGCCTGCGCCTGCACCTCAGCCTGCGCCGGCTCCGACGCCTCAGCCCGTTGCGGCCCCCGCGCCTGCCATAGCTCCGGCACCTAAGCCCCAGTCCAACAATGCCGCCCAGGTTGCCGTCGCCGGTGCTGCCGAGACGCCCGCGGTCGAGGATGCCGGAGAGCTGCAGCGCAAATGGGCCGAGGTTGTCGAGCGTGTCAAGGCACGTCAGGCTTCCTACGCAGGGCTTTTGCTCAACGCCCGCGCCACGGCCGACGACGGCTCCAAGCTCACGGTCTCGTTCCCCGCGGGTTCGACTTTTGCCATTAAGATGCTCGGTCGCGCCGATACGCAGTCGGTGGTCCTGCCGACGGTCTGCGCGGTCTTCGGTCGTCGTACCGTCGACTATGTCCTGGATGGGGGTGGCACGCCGGCTCCTCAACATGAGGAGCATTCTCCATCTGCACGGGCTGCGGCATCTGCGGACCCGCAACCCGTGTCCTCGGCGGCCCCTGTATCCTCGAGCGCCAGCGCGCCGCAGCAGCAAACGGCACCGGTAGCGGCATCGACCCCGTCGGCGCCTAAGCCCGCGGCGCCCAAACCGGCTGCTCCGACACCCGCGCCCAAGCCCGTCTCGCCCGCGCCCAAGTCGTCTGACCTGGGCAAAGCCCCCTGGCTACGCTCCGACAACCCCGCCGGTGCTCCTGCCACGGGTAAGCTCCCGACCGAGCCCGCACCCCGTGCGCCCGAGCGCTCGGCTGCCCCCAAGGCTCAGCCTGTCGCGCAGTCCGCGCCGTGGGAATCCGAGCAGGTACCCTACGACGACGCCATGGTCGGCGGCTTTGCTGCCGATGCTGGCGGGGACGATCTTCCTCCGTTCGACGTGCCGGGTGCGACGCCCGCGCCCAAGTCCGCTGTAGCTGCCCCCAAAGAGGAGGACGCTTCTGCAGCTCCCTGGGAGTCCAACCCCGGCGCCGGCAGCCCCTTCGGCCACCAGGGCGCAGCCCCGAGCATCCCGCAGACCGAGGACGAGGCCAAAGACCTCATCCGCAGCGTCTTTGGCCAGGCCACCATCTTCAAGCCGGTGGAGTAG
- a CDS encoding FHA domain-containing protein: protein MNIDIVLFAGRIVLVALLYIFLFAVMKTGVGLVRGQRRDSAIWTIDVDKGPRGIRGIHVDMLGPVIVGRSPSSDICINEPFVSASHARFSLQGPALIIEDLNSLNGTLVNGRQLVEPATLREGDEVQIGDVVMKVNRR from the coding sequence ATGAACATCGATATCGTCCTTTTTGCAGGCCGCATCGTCCTGGTCGCCCTGCTCTACATCTTCCTGTTCGCCGTCATGAAAACCGGCGTGGGACTCGTACGCGGCCAGCGCCGCGACTCCGCTATCTGGACGATCGATGTGGACAAGGGTCCGCGCGGCATCCGTGGCATCCATGTAGACATGCTCGGCCCCGTCATCGTTGGCCGCTCGCCGTCCTCGGACATCTGCATCAACGAACCGTTTGTCTCGGCCTCGCACGCACGCTTTTCGCTGCAGGGCCCGGCACTCATCATCGAAGACCTCAACTCTTTGAACGGCACGCTCGTTAACGGCCGTCAGCTGGTGGAGCCCGCAACGCTGCGCGAGGGTGACGAGGTCCAGATTGGCGACGTGGTCATGAAGGTGAACCGTCGATGA
- a CDS encoding serine/threonine protein kinase: MPLFPQHTARFSPDVPLEGTSSRELLKRYQPLETLATGGFGSIEICRDTHLRRRVAIKRIPLINGAGMPASDIMDVLREAHTAAMLQHPNIVQVIDFTHDTAYAYLVMEYVDGMSLADFLHRVDGHSLTFDEAAAIADALGQALTFAHSNGVLHLDIKPANVLIDHSGNVKLTDFGMARLSSAGGFGGSRGGTIGYMPPEQLDIETGTVDERADVFALACVIYEGLCGSAPFMAATPGDSLGRIIGGATYPSELIPHFPPGAEAALMSALSPMPQDRPNSIEAFCDQLLAGLGSVREGRRSLEQMVGELSDDERAADDIESLPYEDDTIEVDPALGWAGTRWSHARDYTMRAISALTCGAFSFLIMQTAGVAALPGLIAAAIAIGAAAGLAPQIGSAISAVGFLVLMANATMQTQGILSMLPVAVLFAATMSGWWIAWGRTEAAASAALTCAVALGCLTGDALLAAGVAAGIAAFWLDPASAAAATGMGALFGRLATVALSAGGVLGLGNVAAALGDMLFWAAVVLVAATAALTSLLLNAHARRAEQGSNLAAIAAIAGCGIGTAASLCLAHHMEIASLAAAVVVKAAVAGTLSSIIVGICLYLLGYQRTYTESDLS, from the coding sequence ATGCCGCTTTTCCCGCAACATACCGCCCGGTTCTCGCCGGACGTTCCTTTGGAGGGCACCAGCTCTCGCGAGCTGCTCAAGCGGTACCAGCCGCTCGAGACACTTGCGACCGGCGGTTTTGGCTCCATCGAGATCTGCCGCGACACGCACCTGCGCCGCCGCGTCGCCATTAAGCGCATCCCCCTTATCAACGGCGCCGGCATGCCCGCCAGCGACATCATGGATGTCCTGCGCGAGGCACACACCGCCGCCATGCTTCAACATCCCAATATCGTGCAGGTTATCGACTTTACGCACGATACCGCCTATGCCTACCTCGTCATGGAATATGTCGACGGCATGTCGCTCGCCGACTTTTTGCATCGCGTGGACGGCCATTCGCTCACCTTTGACGAGGCCGCGGCAATTGCCGACGCGCTGGGCCAGGCGCTCACCTTCGCCCATAGCAACGGCGTGCTCCACCTGGATATTAAGCCCGCCAACGTGCTCATCGACCACTCGGGCAACGTAAAGCTCACCGACTTTGGCATGGCGCGACTGTCGTCTGCCGGCGGCTTTGGCGGCTCGCGCGGCGGCACCATCGGCTACATGCCACCCGAGCAGCTCGATATCGAGACCGGCACAGTCGACGAGCGCGCCGATGTCTTTGCCCTCGCCTGCGTGATCTACGAGGGCCTGTGCGGCAGCGCCCCCTTTATGGCCGCCACGCCCGGCGACTCGCTCGGCCGTATCATCGGCGGTGCCACCTACCCCAGCGAGCTCATCCCGCACTTTCCCCCGGGAGCCGAGGCTGCGCTCATGAGCGCCCTCTCCCCCATGCCGCAAGACCGCCCCAACAGCATCGAGGCATTTTGCGACCAGCTGCTCGCCGGCTTGGGCAGCGTGCGCGAGGGCCGTCGCAGCCTGGAGCAGATGGTGGGCGAGCTGTCGGATGACGAGCGCGCGGCAGACGATATCGAATCGTTACCCTATGAGGACGACACCATCGAGGTCGACCCCGCACTCGGCTGGGCCGGCACGCGCTGGAGCCACGCGCGCGATTACACCATGCGCGCCATCTCGGCGCTAACGTGCGGTGCCTTTAGCTTTTTGATCATGCAGACGGCTGGCGTCGCGGCGCTTCCCGGACTTATTGCCGCGGCCATCGCAATTGGGGCGGCCGCCGGCCTGGCCCCGCAAATTGGCTCGGCCATCTCGGCCGTGGGCTTTTTGGTACTTATGGCCAACGCCACCATGCAGACGCAGGGCATCCTGTCGATGCTACCCGTCGCGGTGCTCTTTGCCGCCACCATGTCCGGTTGGTGGATCGCCTGGGGCCGCACCGAGGCTGCCGCGAGCGCCGCGCTCACCTGCGCGGTGGCACTTGGCTGTCTAACGGGCGACGCCCTCCTTGCCGCCGGGGTCGCCGCCGGCATCGCTGCCTTTTGGCTCGACCCGGCAAGCGCCGCGGCCGCCACGGGGATGGGCGCACTTTTTGGCCGCCTGGCTACGGTTGCGCTTTCCGCCGGAGGCGTGCTGGGGCTCGGCAATGTTGCCGCGGCGCTGGGAGACATGCTCTTCTGGGCTGCCGTTGTGCTTGTCGCGGCGACAGCTGCACTGACATCTCTGCTGCTCAACGCCCATGCCAGGCGTGCCGAGCAGGGCTCGAACCTGGCTGCAATCGCTGCCATCGCCGGCTGCGGAATAGGCACCGCGGCGTCGCTCTGTCTTGCACACCATATGGAAATTGCCAGCCTTGCGGCCGCGGTCGTCGTCAAGGCGGCGGTTGCGGGAACCCTATCCTCTATAATCGTTGGGATATGCCTATATTTGCTCGGATACCAAAGAACCTATACGGAGAGTGATCTTTCGTGA
- a CDS encoding Stp1/IreP family PP2C-type Ser/Thr phosphatase: MIDEENKSATMPETPTVPAAAPAHAAPARPATVEPEDTVFSLPLSHVTQEYPALVDDEDAGTEQLDAPIGAHAAEQPAEPEPTPAPAHFAEPVAEAINESAAVFAAPEPAAPVFPVAPASEAAPASATPAEVEQPVAAPAAAPEPSAQPQSTPAPSHFATPEPTAVEPQQDGDPADRVTEDLNLPDVSDAESGNDADTVSPGDTAEIDVAAVEAKLKDPGSTMSFEPLTDERIETDSTYDAGTTTQLMWGARSDVGCVRPHNEDSYLVQSPLFCVCDGMGGHAAGEVASSIAVETIAKTAPQSADAARLAAAVEAANAAVIEAALNGLGKPGMGCTATCAYIENDTLAIAHVGDSRAYLLHEGTLIRVTRDHSYVEELVDAGEITADEARVHPNRSVITRALGSDPAMYADHFTLHIEEGDRLILCSDGLSSMIPDSDIENIATQSSSAQICVDNLVDAALAAGGHDNVTVVVVDLVDDGVMREAKRVRRRNVTIATVLALVFVLVAGIWAYTGVTGSYYLGTYHGNVAVWRGLPGKTLGVELHWLESETSIKLSDLPEDTQNRLKAGIPQTSVDDAQDTISKYRHQIDEEQTRQVIDAQTIRNNTDQESTSESDSEKTAEQSAEAEASDKN, from the coding sequence ATGATCGACGAGGAGAACAAGTCCGCAACCATGCCCGAGACGCCAACTGTCCCCGCAGCTGCGCCGGCTCATGCCGCTCCGGCGCGCCCTGCGACCGTGGAGCCCGAGGACACGGTGTTCTCCCTGCCTCTTTCGCATGTAACTCAAGAATATCCGGCACTCGTCGATGACGAGGACGCCGGCACCGAGCAGCTCGACGCCCCCATCGGCGCGCACGCTGCCGAGCAGCCCGCGGAACCGGAGCCAACGCCCGCACCGGCTCACTTCGCCGAGCCCGTCGCCGAGGCGATTAACGAGAGCGCTGCCGTGTTTGCAGCCCCCGAGCCTGCCGCGCCGGTATTCCCCGTCGCCCCGGCAAGCGAGGCGGCACCCGCATCTGCAACGCCTGCCGAAGTCGAGCAGCCCGTTGCCGCGCCCGCCGCAGCTCCCGAGCCCTCTGCTCAACCCCAGAGCACGCCCGCGCCGTCGCACTTTGCGACGCCCGAGCCGACGGCTGTCGAGCCGCAGCAGGACGGCGACCCCGCCGACCGCGTAACCGAAGATCTCAACCTTCCGGACGTCTCCGATGCCGAGTCGGGCAACGATGCCGACACCGTCTCCCCCGGCGACACCGCCGAGATCGATGTCGCCGCCGTGGAGGCAAAGCTCAAAGATCCCGGCTCGACCATGAGCTTTGAGCCGCTGACCGACGAGCGCATCGAGACCGACTCGACCTACGACGCCGGCACCACCACGCAACTTATGTGGGGCGCCCGCTCCGACGTCGGATGCGTACGCCCGCACAATGAGGACTCCTATCTGGTGCAGTCGCCGCTCTTTTGCGTGTGCGACGGCATGGGAGGACACGCCGCCGGCGAGGTGGCATCCTCCATCGCCGTCGAGACCATCGCCAAGACGGCACCGCAGTCCGCCGACGCCGCGCGCCTGGCCGCAGCCGTCGAGGCCGCCAACGCCGCCGTGATCGAAGCCGCCCTCAACGGCCTGGGCAAACCCGGCATGGGATGCACGGCCACCTGCGCCTACATCGAAAACGACACGCTCGCCATCGCCCATGTGGGCGACTCGCGCGCCTACCTGCTCCACGAGGGCACGCTCATCCGCGTGACCCGCGACCACTCCTACGTGGAGGAGCTCGTGGATGCCGGCGAGATTACGGCCGACGAGGCCCGCGTCCACCCCAACCGCTCGGTCATCACCCGCGCGCTGGGCTCGGATCCCGCCATGTATGCCGACCACTTTACCCTGCACATCGAGGAAGGCGACCGCCTGATTCTGTGCTCCGATGGTCTTTCGAGCATGATTCCCGATAGCGATATCGAGAACATCGCTACGCAGTCCTCGAGCGCACAGATCTGTGTCGACAACTTGGTGGACGCGGCGCTCGCCGCCGGCGGCCACGACAATGTGACCGTGGTGGTCGTCGACCTAGTCGACGACGGCGTCATGCGCGAGGCAAAACGCGTCCGACGCCGCAATGTCACCATCGCCACCGTCTTGGCCCTTGTCTTTGTGCTGGTAGCAGGCATCTGGGCATACACGGGCGTCACCGGCTCCTATTACTTGGGAACCTACCACGGCAATGTCGCCGTCTGGCGCGGCCTGCCCGGCAAGACGCTCGGGGTCGAGCTCCACTGGCTCGAGAGCGAAACCAGCATCAAGCTGTCCGACCTGCCCGAAGACACGCAAAACCGCCTGAAGGCAGGCATTCCGCAAACGAGTGTCGACGATGCGCAGGACACCATTTCCAAGTACCGCCATCAGATTGACGAGGAGCAGACCCGTCAGGTGATTGACGCGCAAACGATTCGCAACAACACCGATCAGGAATCCACCTCCGAGTCAGATTCCGAGAAAACCGCCGAACAGTCAGCCGAGGCCGAAGCCTCTGATAAGAATTAG
- a CDS encoding FtsW/RodA/SpoVE family cell cycle protein produces the protein MSRRNTELLLLIASAFPVILLYAMYVLTAGATISFETLAVPIGLFAAFAAAHIAVRILAPGADPAILPIVFVLSGIGITFVTRLAPDLAISQLIILFVSVALMVGTLALVKNLDVVMRYKYTFGIIGIILLMLPIFIGTTISGSKLWIRIAGFTIQPGEFAKVFIVLFLAGYLAENRELLSISNRKILGLKIPRFRLLLPLFAVWGVCLLIVVFERDLGSAVLFYTIFLLMLYVATGRFSYVIIGLALLAVGAVGAYKFLSHVQVRFQVWVDPFKDAQGQGYQIVQSLFSLADGGLVGVGIGNGMANNIPVVESDFIFSAIGEEMGLLGGGAVLILFMLFAVRGLTTAARAKSDLAAFSATGLTAAISFQAFLIVGGVTRLIPLTGVTLPFMSQGGSSLLASFIIVALLLRAGDEATGREAELTGTGTMAAITDDQVASAAAPTGTRFANAPSYSHGNHSAGSRMRRRLLDTPESGVLGRVALANRLTRAVFAFTALFAILIGNLTYVQVIKAKDYQDMPTNNHTIARSKYIQRGSIITFDGVTLAESLQQEDGTYARSYPNGNMAAHVVGYVSQQYGTAGIESVMNDTLTGSKDYSSWNNAIASLAGQTQPGNTAKLTIDSRIQTAAEQALKGFKGAVVVMDPRTGAVLACASSPTYDNTNIDALMQSGGGEDGSMYDRAMDALYTPGSTFKVVTLSAALETGTASLTSTYQAPGSMDIGNAPVTNDANESYGTISLQQAFAVSSNVVFGQVANEVGANSLVQFANAFGYGQKLGQDLTTAASIMADPSLMTEWETAWAGAGQPVGMDHTPGPQTTVMQNCVIAAAIANSGVVMNPFFVSQILAPDGTVVKTTQSRSLGQAVSSATADQVKQAMLAVVQSGTGTDAQIPGVKVAGKTGSAETGGTNVNSMFVGFAPYDSPTVAISVALEDYDKHDVEAAKIAGIVLTAALAAQGA, from the coding sequence ATGAGTCGCCGCAACACCGAACTGCTCTTGCTCATCGCCTCGGCGTTCCCCGTCATCCTGCTCTATGCGATGTACGTGCTCACCGCGGGTGCCACGATTTCCTTTGAGACGCTCGCCGTGCCGATCGGCCTGTTCGCCGCCTTCGCCGCGGCGCATATCGCCGTGCGCATCCTGGCGCCCGGCGCCGACCCCGCCATCCTGCCCATCGTCTTTGTGCTCTCGGGCATCGGCATCACATTCGTGACGCGCCTGGCCCCCGACCTCGCCATCTCGCAGCTCATCATCTTGTTTGTCTCGGTGGCGCTCATGGTGGGAACGCTCGCACTGGTCAAGAACCTCGACGTGGTCATGCGCTACAAGTACACCTTTGGCATTATCGGCATCATCCTGCTGATGCTGCCGATCTTTATCGGCACCACGATCTCGGGCTCCAAGCTGTGGATTCGCATCGCGGGCTTCACCATCCAGCCCGGCGAGTTCGCCAAGGTCTTCATCGTCTTGTTCCTGGCAGGCTATCTGGCCGAGAACCGCGAGCTGCTCTCCATCTCCAACCGCAAGATCTTGGGCCTCAAGATTCCGCGCTTCCGCCTGCTGCTGCCGCTGTTTGCCGTGTGGGGCGTGTGCCTGCTCATCGTCGTCTTCGAACGCGACCTGGGCTCGGCCGTCCTGTTCTACACCATCTTTTTGCTGATGCTCTATGTTGCCACGGGACGCTTTTCGTACGTCATCATCGGCCTTGCGCTGCTGGCCGTTGGAGCCGTGGGCGCCTACAAGTTCCTGTCTCACGTGCAGGTGCGCTTTCAGGTCTGGGTCGATCCGTTTAAGGACGCCCAGGGCCAGGGCTACCAGATTGTCCAGTCGCTCTTCTCGCTCGCCGACGGCGGCCTGGTTGGCGTCGGCATTGGCAACGGCATGGCAAACAACATCCCCGTCGTCGAGTCCGACTTTATCTTCTCGGCCATCGGCGAGGAAATGGGCCTTTTGGGCGGCGGCGCCGTGCTCATCCTGTTTATGCTTTTTGCCGTGCGTGGCCTCACCACGGCCGCCCGCGCCAAGTCCGACCTTGCCGCCTTTAGCGCGACCGGCCTTACGGCGGCCATCAGCTTCCAGGCATTCTTAATCGTTGGCGGCGTAACCCGCCTGATCCCGCTGACCGGCGTCACCCTGCCCTTTATGAGCCAGGGCGGCTCCTCGCTGCTGGCGAGCTTTATCATCGTCGCGCTGCTGCTGCGCGCCGGCGACGAGGCAACCGGACGCGAAGCCGAGCTCACCGGCACCGGCACCATGGCCGCCATCACCGATGATCAGGTCGCATCCGCCGCTGCCCCGACCGGTACGCGTTTTGCCAACGCACCTTCCTACAGCCACGGCAACCACTCTGCGGGTTCTCGCATGCGTCGTCGCCTGCTCGACACGCCAGAGTCCGGCGTGCTCGGCCGCGTTGCACTTGCCAACCGTCTGACTCGTGCCGTGTTTGCTTTCACGGCGCTGTTCGCCATCCTTATCGGCAACCTCACCTATGTCCAGGTCATCAAGGCGAAGGACTATCAGGACATGCCGACCAACAACCACACCATCGCCCGCTCCAAGTACATCCAGCGTGGCTCCATCATCACGTTCGACGGCGTGACACTAGCCGAGTCGCTGCAGCAGGAGGACGGCACCTACGCCCGCTCCTACCCCAACGGCAACATGGCCGCGCACGTGGTGGGCTACGTGAGCCAGCAATACGGCACCGCCGGCATCGAGAGCGTCATGAACGATACGCTCACCGGCTCCAAGGATTACTCCAGCTGGAACAACGCCATCGCATCGCTCGCGGGGCAGACCCAGCCGGGCAATACCGCCAAGCTCACCATCGACTCGCGCATCCAGACGGCTGCCGAGCAGGCGCTCAAGGGCTTTAAGGGCGCTGTGGTGGTCATGGATCCGCGTACCGGTGCGGTCCTCGCGTGCGCGAGCTCGCCCACCTATGACAACACCAACATCGATGCCCTGATGCAGTCGGGCGGTGGCGAGGACGGCTCCATGTACGACCGCGCCATGGACGCGCTCTACACCCCGGGCTCGACCTTTAAAGTCGTCACGCTCTCCGCGGCGCTCGAAACCGGCACCGCCAGCCTTACCAGCACGTACCAGGCGCCCGGCTCCATGGATATTGGCAACGCGCCGGTCACCAACGATGCCAACGAGAGCTACGGAACCATCAGCCTGCAGCAGGCCTTCGCCGTGTCGTCCAACGTCGTCTTTGGCCAGGTGGCCAACGAGGTCGGCGCCAACTCGCTCGTCCAGTTTGCCAACGCCTTTGGCTACGGTCAAAAGCTCGGTCAGGATCTGACCACCGCGGCTTCCATCATGGCCGACCCGTCGCTTATGACCGAGTGGGAGACCGCTTGGGCAGGCGCCGGCCAACCCGTCGGCATGGACCACACACCTGGCCCGCAGACCACCGTCATGCAGAATTGCGTGATCGCTGCCGCTATCGCCAACAGCGGCGTGGTCATGAACCCGTTCTTTGTGTCCCAGATACTCGCCCCGGACGGAACCGTGGTTAAGACCACGCAGTCCCGCTCGCTGGGCCAGGCTGTCAGCTCTGCCACGGCCGACCAGGTCAAGCAGGCCATGCTCGCCGTCGTCCAGTCCGGTACCGGCACCGATGCCCAGATTCCGGGCGTCAAGGTTGCCGGCAAGACCGGTTCGGCCGAGACCGGCGGCACCAACGTCAACTCTATGTTTGTTGGCTTTGCGCCTTACGATTCACCCACGGTTGCCATCTCGGTGGCCCTGGAGGATTACGACAAACACGACGTCGAGGCGGCCAAGATTGCCGGCATCGTCCTGACCGCGGCGCTCGCCGCACAGGGAGCGTGA
- a CDS encoding DUF3662 and FHA domain-containing protein, translated as MNFLNIFEDHVAGIFGATRAPFSFKKLAKQAARDMEDQTLVINGVNTAPALYTILIAADDDPMLAPFYPELSREVREFVKAQAEKRRYVFVGEPLVRFMIDPQLRAGKFSVFAENVDAPTLGRLYEEERAYQNGLGQNNSAASRAASAPRAGKQQFAAPQQQHPAAMPQQPTPRAAAPDPLAVADPFAPNAPDPAAAPIPVPQTVSRDALAGMGGAAATGAAVGLGAAAGIASNMASTRAPQRPLAQLVDVVSGESHSITSAQVTIGRERSVSDIALRDPNVSRRHAQLTFTGSDWSIEDLNSTNGTLVNNRRITRCPLRNGDLLTFGLSTFEFRG; from the coding sequence GTGAACTTCCTGAACATCTTCGAGGACCACGTGGCCGGCATCTTCGGTGCCACCCGTGCCCCGTTCTCCTTTAAGAAGCTTGCCAAGCAGGCCGCTCGCGACATGGAGGATCAGACTCTGGTGATCAACGGCGTCAACACCGCGCCGGCACTCTATACCATCCTGATCGCCGCCGACGACGATCCCATGCTCGCCCCGTTCTACCCCGAGCTTTCACGCGAAGTCCGCGAGTTTGTGAAGGCACAGGCCGAAAAGCGCCGCTATGTGTTTGTCGGCGAGCCCCTCGTTCGCTTTATGATCGACCCGCAGCTGCGTGCCGGTAAGTTCTCGGTCTTTGCCGAGAACGTCGACGCCCCCACGCTCGGTCGTCTGTACGAGGAAGAGCGTGCCTACCAGAATGGCCTGGGCCAGAACAACTCTGCCGCAAGCCGCGCCGCCAGCGCTCCCCGCGCCGGCAAGCAGCAATTCGCAGCTCCGCAGCAACAGCACCCCGCCGCCATGCCCCAGCAGCCGACGCCCCGTGCCGCCGCTCCCGACCCGCTCGCCGTGGCCGATCCCTTTGCGCCCAACGCCCCCGACCCCGCCGCCGCGCCCATCCCCGTGCCGCAGACCGTCTCTCGTGACGCCCTCGCCGGTATGGGCGGAGCCGCCGCGACCGGTGCCGCCGTGGGCCTTGGCGCCGCGGCCGGTATTGCCTCCAACATGGCGAGCACCCGCGCCCCGCAGCGCCCGCTCGCCCAGCTCGTCGATGTCGTGAGCGGCGAGAGCCACAGCATCACTTCCGCGCAGGTGACCATCGGTCGCGAGCGTTCGGTTTCGGACATCGCCCTGCGCGACCCCAACGTGTCGCGCCGCCACGCCCAGCTCACCTTTACCGGTTCGGACTGGTCGATCGAGGACCTCAATTCCACCAACGGCACGCTCGTCAACAACCGCCGCATCACGCGCTGCCCGCTGCGCAACGGCGATCTGCTGACGTTTGGCCTGAGCACCTTTGAATTTAGGGGATAG